A window from Vigna angularis cultivar LongXiaoDou No.4 chromosome 7, ASM1680809v1, whole genome shotgun sequence encodes these proteins:
- the LOC108336354 gene encoding protein yippee-like yields the protein MGRLFVVHLEGKVYSCKHCRTHLALYEDIVSKSFHSRHGKAYLFSKVVNVTAGENEDRQMLTGMHTVADIFCVGCGSIVGWKYETAHEKIQKYKEGKSVLERYKVSGPDSCNYWVGHEAHGGSDADDA from the exons ATGGGGAGGTTGTTTGTGGTTCATCTCGAGGGGAAGGTCTATAGCTGCAAACACTGCCGTACCCATCTTGCTCTCTATGAAGACATCGTTTCCAAG TCTTTCCACAGCAGACATGGGAAAGCTTATCTCTTCAGTAAGGT CGTGAATGTTACTGCTGGAGAAAACGAGGACAGACAGATGCTCACTGGGATGCATACTGTGGCTGACATTTTCTGTGTGGGGTGTGGATCAATTGTGGGTTGGAAATAC GAGACAGCTCATGAAAAAATCCAGAAGTACAAGGAAGGAAAATCTGTACTTGAACG GTACAAGGTGTCAGGTCCTGATAGCTGCAATTATTGGGTCGGCCATGAAGCACATGGTGGAAGTGATGCAGATGACGCTTAG
- the LOC128197659 gene encoding uncharacterized protein LOC128197659 — MVEEPCREIQTLIYQMAFMVIACADSRVCPSTVLGFQPGEAFMIRNIANLVPTFESGGLVWSQVPIVDWSFAREVTTHESENWNGFGAMREKEKLKREDTG; from the exons ATGGTAGAAGAACCTTGTAGAGAGATACAAACGCTGATTTACCAAATGGCG TTCATGGTTATTGCTTGTGCAGATTCTAGGGTATGCCCCTCTACTGTCCTGGGATTTCAACCAGGAGAAGCATTCATGATTCGCAATATTGCTAATTTGGTTCCTACCTTTGAG AGTGGCGGATTAGTTTGGTCGCAGGTTCCGATTGTGGATTGGTCATTTGCAAGAGAAGTAACAACCCATGAGAGTGAGAATTGGAATGGGTTTGGAGcaatgagagagaaagagaagttgAAGAGAGAGGACACTGGATAA